A single Kitasatospora kifunensis DNA region contains:
- a CDS encoding serine/threonine-protein kinase: MEPLGAADPVQVGPYQLRGRLAAATIGKVYLGRALDGGPAAVTVVHAWLAHDPAFREGLRRWVRAARTTGEAFTVPIVDADPEAEIPWLATAHLEAPSLARLVAEHGPLPVGSVRELGRRLIEALESAHAAGVVHGGLSPSEVLMLPQGPQPVHFGTAAVVDLAATRTDAADEAPAFLCPERLLGTTLTGASDVYGVGAVLCFAAAGQPPFGSVEIATAYQRAATYQRIVHEEPDLSAVPDPVLRAVIADCLAKDPAARPTPGRLARQLHEAVTAPGGDAGSRSVQDVLAVPFAPPPAEPPVRPVAAAPVLPTAPPTPPVAPPVAPPTPPAAPPMPTVPPQYAPPPHRPAGGRRRVWIAALAGALALAVAAVVGIVAWPGGHTSSSQAGSRSHAAVPNGKAGFTWAVSKAKGGVGNFVGLWSTPSSVVLGTDVGGLVGYDAATGAQLWSWKPPAGGLPLLCGMSDSSSDGVGAFTYGSQAVDGVEQCDHLQTVSVATGKLGWAEAVSLVGAGASHAPTPQSGTSLSISGGVVTAPYAGSRTRDQYHQTTDFLTVDAKSGRVRWSTDYGGGPTPDGCRLSGQAQALQGTVYAIGQCTQSPGPALLVFSDSTSSRTSRILGSDSLLDGQDRTNSPPTGLDPSEFTMTADADHLVIGYGSLSDPLREAVVVSAGTDEVSVVDLTSVDADRLGGGSRAAHLPANLLLDKDTMYMLHKGNGPGDDGVVAIDLLSGHQQWSRTLPGADSVALLGATDSGVDVLASGTGGASLYTVTGSGQSAGPAPNAEQLKAFAKATGEQAPRGVRVGGYLAVGFPGPRDDGDTVVLGVMPTGGA; this comes from the coding sequence ATGGAACCGCTGGGTGCGGCGGACCCGGTACAGGTTGGCCCCTACCAGCTGCGCGGGCGGCTGGCAGCGGCCACCATCGGCAAGGTCTACCTGGGCCGCGCCCTCGATGGAGGACCGGCGGCGGTCACGGTGGTGCACGCGTGGTTGGCGCACGATCCGGCGTTCCGGGAGGGCCTGCGACGCTGGGTGCGGGCCGCTCGAACGACGGGCGAGGCCTTCACGGTCCCCATCGTGGACGCGGACCCGGAGGCGGAGATCCCGTGGCTGGCCACCGCTCACCTCGAGGCTCCGTCGCTGGCTCGGCTGGTCGCCGAGCACGGCCCGCTCCCGGTGGGCAGCGTGCGGGAGTTGGGGCGCAGGCTCATCGAGGCGCTGGAATCGGCGCACGCGGCCGGGGTGGTCCACGGTGGTCTGTCACCGTCCGAGGTGCTGATGCTTCCGCAGGGGCCGCAGCCGGTTCATTTCGGGACCGCCGCCGTCGTGGACCTGGCGGCCACGCGGACGGACGCAGCGGACGAGGCTCCCGCATTCCTGTGCCCGGAGCGGCTCTTGGGCACGACCCTGACCGGGGCCTCGGACGTCTACGGGGTGGGGGCGGTGCTGTGCTTCGCGGCGGCCGGACAGCCGCCGTTCGGCTCCGTCGAGATCGCCACCGCCTACCAGCGCGCCGCGACCTACCAGCGGATCGTGCACGAGGAGCCGGACCTGTCGGCCGTGCCCGACCCCGTCCTGCGCGCCGTGATCGCCGACTGCCTGGCCAAGGACCCCGCGGCCCGGCCCACACCCGGGCGGTTGGCGCGACAGCTGCACGAGGCCGTCACGGCGCCGGGCGGGGACGCGGGCTCGCGGTCGGTCCAGGACGTGCTCGCTGTGCCGTTCGCGCCACCGCCGGCCGAGCCGCCGGTGCGACCTGTGGCCGCGGCCCCGGTACTGCCGACCGCGCCCCCAACGCCGCCTGTTGCGCCGCCTGTTGCGCCCCCAACGCCGCCAGCCGCGCCCCCGATGCCGACGGTGCCGCCGCAGTACGCCCCGCCGCCCCACCGACCGGCAGGCGGACGGCGCCGGGTGTGGATCGCCGCCCTGGCGGGCGCGCTGGCGTTAGCGGTGGCCGCCGTGGTCGGGATTGTGGCCTGGCCCGGTGGCCATACGTCCTCGTCGCAGGCTGGATCCCGGTCGCACGCGGCCGTGCCCAACGGGAAGGCCGGCTTCACCTGGGCCGTGTCCAAGGCCAAGGGCGGGGTCGGCAACTTCGTCGGGCTGTGGAGCACACCCTCAAGTGTGGTGCTGGGTACCGACGTCGGCGGCCTGGTCGGGTACGACGCCGCGACCGGCGCGCAGTTGTGGTCCTGGAAGCCGCCCGCCGGTGGCCTCCCGTTGTTGTGCGGCATGAGCGACAGCTCGTCCGATGGCGTGGGGGCGTTCACGTACGGCTCGCAGGCGGTAGACGGGGTTGAACAGTGCGACCACCTGCAGACCGTCTCGGTCGCCACGGGCAAGCTCGGCTGGGCCGAGGCGGTCAGCCTGGTCGGCGCGGGCGCCAGCCACGCGCCGACACCACAGAGCGGCACATCGCTGTCCATCAGCGGTGGCGTGGTGACCGCGCCCTACGCCGGATCGCGAACCCGTGACCAGTACCACCAGACCACGGACTTCCTCACCGTCGACGCCAAGAGCGGCCGGGTGCGGTGGTCGACCGACTACGGCGGTGGGCCGACGCCTGACGGGTGCCGGCTCAGCGGTCAGGCGCAGGCGCTGCAGGGCACGGTCTACGCCATCGGCCAGTGCACGCAAAGCCCCGGTCCCGCACTGCTCGTGTTCAGCGACAGCACCTCGTCCCGGACGAGCCGGATTCTGGGGAGTGACTCGCTGCTCGATGGCCAGGACCGCACCAACAGCCCCCCGACGGGGCTGGATCCCTCGGAATTCACCATGACCGCTGACGCGGACCACCTGGTGATCGGTTACGGCAGTCTGTCGGATCCACTCCGCGAGGCGGTGGTGGTGTCGGCCGGCACGGACGAGGTGTCCGTGGTGGACCTGACCTCCGTCGACGCCGACAGGCTGGGCGGCGGATCCCGTGCCGCCCACCTCCCGGCGAACCTCCTGCTGGACAAGGACACCATGTACATGCTCCACAAGGGCAACGGCCCCGGGGACGACGGTGTCGTCGCGATCGACCTGCTGAGCGGGCACCAGCAGTGGAGCAGGACGCTGCCGGGCGCCGACTCGGTCGCGCTGCTGGGGGCCACCGACTCGGGCGTGGACGTCCTGGCGAGCGGGACCGGCGGAGCTTCGCTGTACACCGTGACCGGGTCGGGCCAGAGCGCGGGACCCGCCCCGAACGCCGAGCAGCTCAAGGCCTTCGCCAAGGCAACCGGCGAGCAGGCCCCTCGTGGTGTGCGGGTGGGCGGGTACCTCGCCGTCGGGTTCCCCGGCCCGCGCGATGACGGGGACACGGTCGTGCTGGGCGTCATGCCGACGGGGGGTGCGTAG
- a CDS encoding PT domain-containing protein gives MAADEERPGYQPAPLYRVIVACGMAAVVLALVAALVDVRAADPSTPTGPGLPPIPGLPSGYPTALPTGLPTGMPTDLPTGLPTDLPTGQPAGPPPGLPTDLPTDLPSGFPTGFPTGLPTGLAGIPTGGQ, from the coding sequence ATGGCCGCCGACGAGGAGAGGCCGGGTTACCAGCCGGCGCCGCTGTACCGGGTCATCGTGGCCTGCGGCATGGCGGCGGTGGTGCTGGCTCTGGTGGCCGCGCTGGTGGACGTGCGGGCCGCCGATCCGAGCACGCCGACGGGCCCGGGCCTGCCGCCGATCCCCGGCCTGCCATCGGGCTACCCGACCGCCCTCCCGACAGGGCTCCCGACGGGCATGCCGACTGATCTACCGACCGGACTACCGACGGATCTGCCGACCGGTCAGCCGGCAGGGCCCCCGCCGGGCTTGCCGACCGATCTGCCGACCGATCTGCCGAGCGGCTTCCCGACCGGCTTCCCGACGGGGCTTCCGACCGGCCTTGCGGGCATCCCGACAGGAGGGCAATGA
- a CDS encoding PrsW family intramembrane metalloprotease: MRAVLLVVASMSAVYGTQVVIDMLRPRLEGEDAHALVGWLNPPLPGSPYSSFEWYKVSFWCYVVSLPVAVTICLIGRRRAHTRSEPAARDGATRTWQASAAGVLLLPYPVWLLDTLTAEFLFVLLLCLPSTAYALWLVHRMQRFARLPVWLLLATAGWGAVIGSGFGGSMNQWWMDYANSFFAPDLRHLSLATLAHSLAQSKAQVSAGAFVIAAVSEEIGKAAGVAIVYLLMRRHIDNVVSGIVLGAASGIGFNLMESAMYMQQHNGADLSTQYFLRQSLGLLGAHMAFTAAIGAGFGIARQIQDPRRRRLAIVCGFAVGMAGHFANDVFITAINKDKQGWFSPSHATDMLVLTPLSIVVLQGPLVLLYLVLLRRGLRDQAAALAVELRAETVTGSGAVTVAEAAVLLRPARRFHLRLRALRSGGIGAYRSLGRLHAAQLRLGMTRWHRSRDELEPSAPDEQALREQILGLKHHRGEAILPSQTIRVAA, translated from the coding sequence ATGCGCGCGGTGCTGCTCGTCGTGGCGTCGATGTCCGCGGTGTACGGCACGCAGGTCGTGATCGACATGCTGCGCCCACGTCTGGAAGGTGAGGACGCGCACGCGCTGGTCGGCTGGTTGAACCCGCCGCTCCCGGGCTCGCCCTACTCGTCGTTCGAGTGGTACAAGGTGTCGTTCTGGTGCTACGTGGTGAGCCTGCCAGTGGCCGTGACCATCTGCCTGATCGGCCGACGGCGTGCTCACACGCGGTCGGAGCCCGCCGCGCGTGACGGCGCCACCCGGACCTGGCAGGCGTCAGCGGCGGGTGTGCTGCTGCTGCCGTACCCGGTCTGGCTTCTGGACACGCTCACGGCCGAGTTCCTGTTCGTCCTCCTGCTCTGCCTGCCCAGCACGGCCTACGCGCTGTGGCTGGTCCACCGGATGCAGCGCTTCGCCCGGCTGCCGGTCTGGCTGCTGCTGGCCACGGCCGGTTGGGGCGCGGTGATCGGCTCGGGCTTCGGCGGCTCGATGAACCAGTGGTGGATGGACTACGCGAACAGCTTCTTCGCCCCGGACCTGCGGCACCTCAGCCTGGCCACCCTGGCGCACTCCCTCGCGCAGTCCAAGGCCCAGGTGTCCGCAGGAGCCTTCGTCATCGCCGCTGTCAGCGAGGAGATCGGCAAGGCGGCGGGGGTGGCGATCGTCTACCTGCTGATGCGCCGTCACATCGACAACGTCGTATCGGGGATCGTGCTGGGCGCGGCCAGCGGCATCGGGTTCAACCTGATGGAGAGCGCGATGTACATGCAGCAGCACAACGGCGCGGACCTGTCGACCCAGTACTTCCTGCGCCAGTCGCTGGGGCTGCTGGGCGCGCACATGGCGTTCACCGCGGCGATCGGTGCGGGCTTCGGCATCGCCCGCCAGATCCAGGACCCGCGGCGTCGGCGGCTGGCCATCGTCTGCGGGTTCGCCGTCGGCATGGCGGGGCACTTCGCCAACGACGTGTTCATCACCGCCATCAACAAGGACAAGCAGGGCTGGTTCTCGCCCAGTCACGCCACCGACATGCTGGTCCTCACCCCGCTCAGCATCGTGGTGCTGCAAGGGCCGCTGGTCCTGCTGTACCTGGTGCTGCTGCGCCGCGGGCTGCGGGACCAGGCCGCGGCGCTCGCCGTGGAGTTGCGCGCGGAGACGGTGACCGGGTCCGGCGCGGTCACCGTCGCGGAGGCCGCGGTGCTGCTGCGTCCGGCGCGCCGCTTCCACCTGCGGCTACGGGCGCTGCGGTCCGGCGGGATCGGCGCCTACCGGAGCCTGGGCCGACTGCACGCGGCACAGCTGCGACTGGGCATGACCCGCTGGCACCGCAGCCGCGACGAACTGGAACCGTCCGCGCCCGACGAGCAGGCGCTGCGCGAGCAGATCCTCGGACTCAAACACCACCGGGGAGAGGCGATCCTGCCCAGCCAGACGATCCGGGTGGCGGCATGA
- a CDS encoding RHS repeat-associated core domain-containing protein, which translates to MRWDTAIRRVPALFGVLFALWLFVPTPAHADVPCGGVSYDNGSTPPPMPSVSDPCAKDADTGAITLGAGALLAATAVGVASALQGRIPSPEESLPEAAPAGAGPATTGPATAGPAPTGPPTAPVAGPSPSGPAPSARPTANQPQAGQPQAVGGTGQSADGNSLTQTAGDPVDVVSGQMITDALDVELPGLLPLVLRRAYASGYRGGRLHGPGWSCTVDQRVEIDAGGIHFFGDDAQTLHYPYPAWPGEPVLPAEGARWPLTWDADGTIRIEDPRRGWTSHFAASLDPAVWLISALTDRNGNRIAVLRAADVPTEVEHCAGYRVAVDSTEHAAGRRVTGLRLLDGTNSGQGTTLRRFDYDARGRLTAVADATGVPAGYGYDQADRITSWTDRTGYRYAYAYDDTGRVVRGSGPDGNLSAIFDYQPLRRVTVVTDSLGQRTEYHYDRYHHVIRVVSPLGHSVLTEYDRYGRPLAHTDELGHTARYTLDEHGDPIRIDRPDGTSIRVGYNEHHLPVQVTSPGGARWQYAYDARGNLLAETDPLGAVTAYTYDQRGNVNAVTDALGHVQRLQTDTAGLVTALTDPQGNTTRLTRDAFGRPVEITDPLGGRTLLAWTCEGLPTSRTNPDGTVERWRHDAEGNETGYQAPDGALTTTEYGPFGVAVARTSPDGTRYEFAYDTELRPTSVTGPTGLVWHYERDATGALTGEVDFNGRRFGYRLDPAGRIVERTNGGGQRVTYRRDAFGRVAEARHDTGAVTHYAYDPDGALIRAQNPDALVEYARDPLGRVLAETVNGARTTWGYDPRGHTVRRVTPTGALSSWTHDPAGRAAELVTPGGWLTFGYDPAGREVSRHLGTTAAITQAFDAAGGMTAQSLWARDAAGSRPLRQRTYAYREDGYLAAVRDAEAGVKHFDLDRLGRITGVHAENWSEQYAYDALGDLTHARWTSPDDTDEEAQGRREYAGTLIRAAGRVNFEHDAQGRVIRKTRRTLSGQTRQWTFAWDADDRLTRATTPEGTVWCYRYDPLGRRIAKQRLDTHGNLAEQTTFSWDGNRLAEQVRAAHGERPEILTWDYEPGTHRPLTQLRRLAPRSTAQPASMAQEEVDQRFHAIVTDLVGTPTELIDPTTGTVTWRATHTLWGNSTTSQGSGTHIPLRFPGQYYDPETRLHYNLHRYYDPEIARYLTPDPLGLSPAPNPHTYVHNPTAWTDPLGLAPCPSGKPTFIADSNGTVVPTSASRLEAGLQGAVNAGAPGFSSFPTKSAGTGYNLPDGTRIRIMQPQGNGSGGLRASFTNGSDAPVSPFTGKPVQPPKPLPSGVTPKQYVRKRTHIDLEP; encoded by the coding sequence ATGAGGTGGGACACGGCGATCCGGCGTGTTCCGGCGCTGTTCGGTGTGCTGTTCGCACTGTGGTTGTTCGTGCCGACTCCGGCGCATGCGGATGTCCCCTGCGGCGGCGTGAGCTACGACAACGGCAGCACGCCCCCACCGATGCCCTCGGTCAGCGACCCGTGCGCCAAGGACGCCGACACCGGGGCGATCACGCTCGGCGCGGGCGCGTTGCTGGCGGCCACCGCGGTGGGCGTCGCCAGTGCCCTCCAAGGCCGGATACCCAGCCCGGAGGAGTCCCTCCCCGAGGCGGCACCCGCTGGAGCCGGACCGGCAACGACCGGACCGGCAACGGCTGGACCGGCACCAACTGGGCCACCAACCGCGCCAGTAGCCGGGCCGTCCCCGAGCGGACCGGCCCCGAGCGCGCGGCCCACGGCAAACCAGCCGCAGGCCGGGCAGCCGCAGGCCGTCGGCGGGACCGGGCAGAGCGCGGACGGAAACTCCCTGACCCAGACCGCGGGCGACCCGGTGGACGTGGTCTCCGGGCAGATGATCACCGATGCGCTCGACGTCGAGCTGCCCGGATTGTTGCCGCTGGTGCTGCGGCGGGCGTATGCCTCCGGCTATCGGGGCGGCCGGCTGCACGGGCCCGGCTGGTCGTGCACGGTGGACCAGCGCGTGGAGATCGACGCCGGGGGCATCCACTTCTTCGGTGACGACGCGCAGACACTGCACTACCCGTATCCCGCCTGGCCGGGCGAGCCCGTGCTGCCTGCCGAAGGCGCCCGGTGGCCGCTGACCTGGGACGCCGACGGCACCATCCGCATCGAGGACCCCCGGCGCGGCTGGACATCCCACTTCGCCGCCTCGCTCGACCCCGCGGTCTGGCTGATCAGCGCGCTGACCGACCGCAACGGGAACCGGATCGCCGTCCTGCGCGCCGCGGACGTGCCCACCGAAGTCGAGCACTGCGCCGGCTACCGCGTGGCCGTCGACAGCACAGAACACGCGGCCGGGCGGCGCGTCACCGGGCTGCGGCTGCTCGACGGGACCAACTCCGGCCAGGGCACGACCCTGCGGCGCTTCGACTACGACGCGCGCGGGCGGCTCACCGCCGTCGCCGACGCAACGGGTGTGCCCGCCGGCTACGGCTACGACCAGGCCGACCGCATCACGAGCTGGACCGACCGCACCGGCTACCGCTACGCGTACGCCTACGACGACACCGGCCGAGTGGTCCGCGGCAGTGGGCCGGACGGGAACCTCTCGGCGATCTTCGACTACCAGCCCCTGCGGCGGGTCACGGTCGTCACCGACTCGCTCGGGCAGCGAACCGAGTACCACTACGACCGGTACCACCACGTCATCCGCGTCGTCAGCCCCCTGGGCCACAGCGTGCTGACCGAGTACGACCGTTACGGTCGGCCGCTCGCGCACACCGACGAACTCGGCCACACCGCCCGCTACACCCTTGACGAGCACGGCGACCCGATCCGGATCGACCGGCCGGACGGCACCTCGATCCGCGTGGGCTACAACGAGCACCACCTGCCCGTCCAGGTCACCAGCCCCGGCGGCGCGCGGTGGCAGTACGCCTACGACGCGCGCGGCAACCTGCTGGCCGAGACCGACCCGCTCGGCGCCGTCACGGCCTACACCTACGACCAGCGCGGGAACGTGAACGCGGTCACCGACGCGCTCGGCCACGTCCAGCGCCTCCAGACCGACACGGCGGGCCTGGTCACCGCGCTCACCGATCCACAGGGGAACACGACCCGGCTCACCCGCGACGCGTTCGGGCGCCCCGTCGAGATCACCGACCCCCTGGGCGGGCGCACGCTCCTCGCCTGGACCTGCGAGGGTCTGCCGACCTCCCGCACCAACCCTGATGGGACGGTCGAACGCTGGCGCCACGACGCGGAGGGCAACGAGACCGGCTACCAAGCTCCGGACGGGGCACTGACCACCACCGAGTACGGGCCGTTCGGGGTCGCGGTGGCGCGCACCAGCCCGGATGGCACCCGCTACGAGTTCGCCTACGACACCGAACTGCGGCCGACCTCGGTGACCGGCCCGACCGGCCTGGTCTGGCACTACGAACGCGACGCCACCGGAGCGCTGACCGGCGAAGTCGACTTCAACGGCCGCCGGTTCGGCTACCGCCTGGATCCGGCCGGGCGGATCGTCGAGCGGACCAACGGCGGCGGGCAGCGGGTGACCTACCGGCGAGACGCCTTCGGGCGGGTCGCCGAGGCCCGCCACGACACCGGCGCGGTGACGCACTACGCCTACGACCCCGACGGCGCGCTGATCCGCGCCCAGAACCCCGACGCGCTGGTCGAGTACGCCCGCGACCCGCTCGGTCGGGTGCTGGCCGAGACCGTCAACGGCGCCCGTACGACCTGGGGGTACGACCCGCGCGGCCACACGGTGCGGCGGGTGACGCCGACCGGCGCGCTCTCCAGCTGGACCCACGACCCGGCCGGCCGTGCGGCCGAACTGGTCACCCCCGGCGGGTGGCTGACGTTCGGCTACGACCCGGCGGGGCGGGAGGTCAGCCGGCACCTCGGGACGACGGCTGCCATCACCCAGGCCTTCGACGCCGCGGGCGGGATGACCGCGCAGAGTCTCTGGGCCCGGGACGCCGCCGGCAGCAGGCCACTGCGGCAACGCACCTACGCCTACCGGGAGGACGGGTACCTGGCCGCCGTCCGGGACGCAGAGGCCGGCGTCAAGCACTTCGACCTGGACCGGCTCGGCCGGATCACCGGCGTACACGCGGAGAACTGGAGCGAGCAGTACGCCTACGACGCGCTGGGGGACCTCACCCACGCCCGGTGGACCTCACCCGACGACACCGACGAGGAGGCCCAGGGCCGTCGCGAGTACGCCGGAACCCTGATCCGCGCCGCCGGCCGCGTCAACTTCGAGCACGACGCCCAGGGCCGCGTCATCCGCAAGACCCGCAGAACGCTGTCCGGGCAAACCCGGCAGTGGACCTTCGCCTGGGACGCCGACGACCGGCTCACCCGGGCCACCACCCCCGAGGGAACCGTCTGGTGCTACCGCTACGACCCCCTCGGTCGGCGCATCGCCAAACAACGCCTCGACACCCACGGCAACCTCGCCGAACAGACCACCTTCAGCTGGGACGGCAACCGCCTGGCCGAGCAGGTCCGCGCGGCCCACGGCGAGCGACCCGAGATACTCACCTGGGACTACGAGCCCGGCACCCACCGCCCGCTGACCCAACTGCGGCGCCTGGCTCCCCGCAGCACGGCGCAGCCGGCGTCCATGGCGCAGGAGGAAGTCGACCAGCGCTTCCACGCCATCGTCACCGATCTCGTCGGCACCCCCACCGAACTGATCGACCCCACCACCGGCACCGTCACCTGGCGCGCCACGCACACCCTCTGGGGCAACAGCACCACGTCCCAAGGCAGCGGCACCCACATTCCGCTGCGCTTCCCCGGCCAGTACTACGATCCCGAAACCCGCCTCCACTACAACCTCCACCGCTACTACGACCCCGAAATCGCCCGCTACCTCACCCCCGACCCCCTCGGCCTCAGCCCCGCCCCCAACCCGCACACCTACGTCCACAACCCGACCGCGTGGACCGATCCCCTGGGCCTGGCGCCCTGTCCCTCCGGAAAGCCGACGTTCATCGCGGACAGCAACGGTACGGTGGTTCCAACCAGCGCATCGAGGCTGGAAGCGGGCCTGCAGGGAGCGGTGAACGCGGGTGCGCCGGGATTCAGCTCCTTCCCGACGAAGTCAGCGGGCACAGGCTACAACCTGCCCGACGGCACACGGATTAGAATCATGCAGCCGCAGGGCAACGGGTCGGGGGGCCTGCGGGCCTCCTTCACCAATGGGAGTGACGCACCCGTCAGCCCGTTCACCGGGAAACCGGTGCAGCCGCCGAAGCCGCTCCCGAGCGGGGTGACGCCCAAGCAGTACGTCCGTAAGAGGACACACATCGATTTGGAGCCTTAA
- a CDS encoding alpha/beta hydrolase, with protein sequence MSKEQRAQVNAMLRQPRPDGPQSVEAMRAGFKAMMAQMAVPDGLRTARTTLGDRPALSVEPGDETRPGTRIGTILYFHGGGWVFGSPETALSLTGNLVARTGFRAYSLDYRLAPEHPFPAAIEDALSAYRALLDSGEDPSTIAFAGDSAGGGLSVTTCLAARDAGLPMPAAIVAFSPGLDATRTGESMDTKAGVDPFFTREGLGHTGAMYLAGADPHQPMLSPAVLADLTGFPPMLLQAGTNEVLLDDSTRMAARARAAAVDVILDITADVPHVFQAFAGALDEADQALDRAALFLTQHVHLPDTAATSAR encoded by the coding sequence ATGAGCAAGGAACAGCGCGCGCAGGTCAACGCGATGCTGCGACAGCCCCGGCCCGACGGCCCCCAGTCGGTCGAGGCGATGCGAGCCGGATTCAAGGCGATGATGGCCCAGATGGCCGTCCCGGACGGCCTGCGCACCGCGAGGACGACGCTCGGCGACCGACCGGCGCTGTCCGTCGAGCCGGGCGACGAGACGCGCCCCGGGACACGCATCGGGACGATCCTGTACTTCCACGGCGGCGGCTGGGTGTTCGGCTCCCCCGAGACCGCGCTGTCGCTGACGGGGAACCTCGTGGCCAGGACCGGGTTCAGGGCGTACTCGCTGGACTACCGGCTCGCCCCCGAGCACCCGTTCCCGGCCGCGATCGAGGACGCGCTGAGCGCCTACCGCGCCCTCCTCGACAGCGGCGAGGACCCTTCGACCATCGCGTTCGCCGGGGACTCCGCCGGCGGCGGCCTCAGCGTCACCACCTGCCTCGCCGCCCGCGACGCCGGTCTCCCGATGCCCGCCGCGATCGTGGCCTTCTCCCCCGGCCTCGACGCCACCCGGACGGGCGAGAGCATGGACACCAAGGCGGGCGTCGACCCGTTCTTCACCCGCGAGGGCCTGGGACACACCGGGGCCATGTACCTGGCGGGAGCCGACCCGCACCAGCCCATGCTCAGCCCCGCCGTCCTCGCCGACCTGACGGGCTTCCCGCCGATGCTCCTCCAGGCGGGCACCAACGAAGTGCTCCTGGACGACTCCACCCGCATGGCCGCCCGCGCCCGCGCAGCCGCAGTGGACGTGATCCTCGACATCACCGCCGACGTGCCCCACGTGTTCCAGGCCTTCGCCGGGGCTCTCGACGAGGCCGACCAGGCACTGGACCGCGCGGCCCTCTTCCTCACGCAGCACGTCCACCTTCCCGACACGGCGGCCACGTCAGCCCGGTAA
- a CDS encoding MarR family winged helix-turn-helix transcriptional regulator: MASKVSGETVDLPSFFADLVRCETRLYNALNDRLRERHGIVTSQFEFLRHLRDHPGARVADLAAEFAIGIGATSKGVDRLERQGWVARTPNPSDRRSSLLELTDDGLQLVDAAEGTFTERLAELIAGPLKASPISAAAQAFSELRSVLERDQIGMPTG, encoded by the coding sequence ATGGCATCTAAAGTGAGCGGTGAGACGGTCGACCTCCCGAGCTTCTTCGCCGACCTCGTCCGATGCGAGACGCGTCTGTACAACGCCCTCAACGACCGTCTTCGCGAGCGGCACGGGATCGTCACGTCGCAGTTCGAGTTCCTGCGCCACCTCCGTGACCACCCCGGGGCCCGGGTGGCGGACCTGGCGGCCGAGTTCGCCATCGGCATCGGGGCCACCAGCAAGGGCGTCGACCGCCTGGAGCGGCAGGGATGGGTGGCCCGCACGCCGAACCCGTCGGACCGCCGGTCGTCACTGCTGGAACTGACCGACGACGGCCTGCAGTTGGTCGACGCGGCAGAAGGGACCTTTACCGAGCGGTTGGCCGAACTGATCGCAGGCCCCCTCAAGGCGTCCCCCATATCGGCCGCCGCGCAGGCCTTCTCGGAGCTGCGCTCCGTCCTGGAACGCGACCAGATCGGCATGCCCACAGGCTGA